In Natronocella acetinitrilica, the following proteins share a genomic window:
- a CDS encoding TRAP transporter large permease translates to MNNTVKVGFSLLAIVVALVFGLFLSTENMTDGHVGLLMLGLVVTSIMLGFPAAFTLLGMGVLFGLYAFQWEWDIVMRLVVQRAWATVTNDVLVAIPLFIFMGYLVERANLIERLFKVMHLAMARVPGALGVATLATCALFATATGIIGAVVAVMGLLALPVMLKAGYNTKLAAGIVAAGGCLGILIPPSVLLIVYGATAGVSVVQLYAGAIFPGLMLASLYVVYVVVLSWLRPGLAPPLTAEQRAIPLPAFAKTAGNDERTPAISALLQALKGRRNANVALPSLLLYSAVLLTPAVLFVVALLFAYRQSDAAIGGFASAGSGFWLTSLVGGGLLALIYARLTIVRLEIARMLLSSVIPLAALIVAVLGSIVFGLATPTEAAAVGSMGGLLLALAYRRLNATMLKQSLYLTGKTTAMVGWLFIGASVFSAVFALLGGQQLIESWVLAMNLTPLEFMILAQVIIFVLGWPLDWTEIIVIFVPIFVPLLSHFDVNPLLFGLLVALNLQTAFLSPPVAMAAFYLRGVAPPEVTLNKIFVGMLPFLCIQILAIVILYTFPAVALWLPAQLYG, encoded by the coding sequence ATGAACAATACGGTCAAGGTTGGATTCTCTCTCCTGGCTATTGTGGTCGCACTGGTCTTTGGCCTTTTTCTGTCTACTGAGAACATGACGGATGGCCATGTCGGCCTGTTGATGCTGGGTCTGGTCGTCACCTCGATCATGTTGGGGTTTCCGGCTGCGTTCACGCTACTGGGCATGGGCGTGCTGTTCGGTCTGTACGCATTCCAGTGGGAATGGGACATCGTGATGCGTCTGGTGGTCCAGCGCGCCTGGGCCACGGTGACCAACGATGTGCTTGTCGCCATCCCGCTTTTCATCTTCATGGGCTATCTCGTCGAGCGAGCCAACCTCATCGAACGGTTGTTCAAGGTCATGCACCTGGCCATGGCTCGCGTGCCCGGTGCGCTGGGCGTCGCGACGCTGGCGACTTGCGCCTTGTTCGCTACGGCAACTGGCATCATCGGTGCCGTTGTCGCGGTCATGGGTTTGCTGGCGCTGCCGGTGATGCTGAAGGCTGGCTACAACACCAAGCTTGCCGCCGGCATTGTCGCGGCCGGCGGTTGTCTTGGCATATTGATCCCCCCGTCGGTGCTTTTGATCGTCTATGGGGCGACGGCTGGCGTTTCAGTGGTGCAACTCTACGCGGGTGCGATCTTCCCGGGATTGATGCTGGCCAGCCTTTACGTGGTGTATGTGGTGGTACTCAGTTGGCTGCGGCCGGGCCTTGCGCCTCCGCTCACGGCGGAGCAACGAGCCATTCCTCTGCCGGCGTTCGCAAAAACCGCCGGGAATGACGAACGCACGCCGGCAATTTCCGCCTTGCTTCAGGCGTTAAAGGGACGTCGCAATGCCAATGTGGCTCTGCCATCGTTGCTGCTATACAGCGCTGTGCTTCTGACGCCAGCGGTGCTTTTCGTGGTGGCCCTGCTGTTTGCCTACAGGCAAAGCGATGCCGCTATAGGCGGGTTTGCGTCAGCCGGCTCCGGATTCTGGTTAACGAGCCTTGTGGGTGGCGGCCTGCTTGCACTGATTTACGCTCGCCTCACCATCGTCCGGCTCGAGATCGCGCGTATGTTGCTCAGTTCGGTGATCCCGCTCGCGGCGTTGATCGTCGCCGTGCTGGGTTCGATCGTATTCGGCCTCGCAACACCTACCGAAGCAGCGGCGGTCGGGTCCATGGGGGGGCTGCTGCTAGCGCTTGCCTATCGGCGCCTTAATGCCACGATGCTGAAGCAGTCGCTCTACCTGACCGGCAAGACCACGGCTATGGTGGGATGGCTTTTCATAGGGGCCAGCGTCTTCTCCGCAGTCTTCGCACTCCTCGGAGGCCAGCAACTCATCGAGTCATGGGTACTGGCCATGAACCTCACGCCCCTTGAGTTCATGATTCTCGCTCAGGTCATTATTTTCGTGTTGGGTTGGCCGCTGGACTGGACCGAGATCATCGTGATTTTCGTGCCCATTTTCGTGCCGCTACTCAGTCACTTTGACGTCAACCCGCTGCTCTTCGGATTGTTGGTGGCGCTCAACCTGCAGACAGCCTTCCTTTCGCCCCCGGTTGCGATGGCCGCGTTCTATCTGCGCGGTGTGGCACCCCCTGAGGTCACACTGAACAAGATATTTGTGGGTATGCTGCCTTTTCTTTGCATCCAGATTCTCGCAATCGTCATTCTCTATACTTTCCCGGCGGTGGCGCTGTGGCTGCCCGCCCAGCTGTATGGGTAG
- a CDS encoding DJ-1/PfpI family protein, with translation MQFGVFVYEGVEPIDLATFGVLSMARRVAPQIEIVTIAPEAGPVILSNGLTVLAQYSVDDAPPLAALIVTGGPGWQDQTTHAPTLRYLRQCAENHLVASVCTGAMILAASGVLDGHTATTKREVIEGQEAPPIDLLAATGQSITTIPARFVDEGTVITGGGVSLCIDTTLHLLERMLGQEVAAETARIIEYGSAMAANENRLPARRQKADQS, from the coding sequence ATGCAGTTCGGAGTCTTCGTCTACGAGGGAGTTGAACCCATCGATCTGGCGACTTTCGGCGTACTGTCGATGGCACGCCGCGTCGCACCGCAAATCGAGATCGTGACCATTGCGCCCGAGGCCGGGCCGGTCATCCTGTCCAATGGCCTGACGGTGCTGGCCCAATACTCGGTTGACGACGCCCCGCCACTGGCTGCCCTGATCGTCACGGGCGGCCCCGGCTGGCAGGATCAGACCACCCATGCGCCCACACTGCGCTATCTGCGCCAGTGCGCCGAGAACCATCTGGTGGCCTCAGTGTGCACCGGGGCGATGATTCTTGCGGCAAGCGGCGTGCTCGACGGCCACACCGCAACGACCAAGCGTGAGGTGATAGAAGGACAGGAGGCGCCACCCATCGATCTGCTGGCCGCCACAGGACAGTCCATCACCACCATCCCTGCCCGATTCGTCGATGAAGGCACAGTGATCACGGGGGGCGGAGTCAGCCTGTGCATCGACACCACTCTGCATCTGCTGGAGCGTATGCTCGGGCAAGAAGTGGCAGCGGAAACTGCGCGAATCATCGAATACGGGTCAGCCATGGCGGCGAATGAGAACCGCCTGCCCGCGAGACGGCAGAAGGCCGATCAATCATGA
- a CDS encoding TRAP transporter substrate-binding protein: MHNSKGQVSENMLPEASSAENSVSLPRRKFLATAATTAAAGTAVAGFPYIASAQTPIRLRFQSTWPNTFIYHEVAEDWTRKVEEMTGGRLQIQMMSAGMVVPGLQVLDATMDGVLDGAHGIPGFWFGKNTAFGLYGAGPDFGMNSMQLLGWVEYGGGKELYREVQEAARVNVQSFLLGPVPPEPLGWFNREINQVSDLEGLRFRTAGLAVDMFNQLGMSTVQMAPADIVPALDRGVLDAAEFASATDDRVMGFPDVARYYYQRSYHMMNNPCEIMINRRRYDSLPDDIKVILNHAAHAASADMHWKNMHRMSQDYIEMQEEGVEMRRTPPAVLEAQLRAWDAVIEKHSAENEVFARVIESQKAWARRVVYWHNEVTPDQELAYNHYFG, encoded by the coding sequence ATGCACAACTCGAAGGGACAGGTCAGCGAGAATATGTTGCCGGAGGCATCGTCCGCAGAAAACAGCGTGTCTCTGCCACGCCGTAAGTTTCTTGCCACGGCGGCTACAACAGCGGCGGCGGGCACCGCTGTGGCGGGTTTTCCCTACATCGCCAGCGCGCAGACACCGATTCGACTGCGCTTTCAGAGTACGTGGCCCAACACATTCATTTACCACGAGGTGGCTGAGGACTGGACTCGCAAGGTCGAGGAAATGACCGGAGGTCGGCTGCAGATTCAGATGATGTCCGCTGGCATGGTTGTTCCCGGTTTGCAGGTTCTCGACGCGACGATGGATGGCGTGCTGGATGGCGCCCACGGTATCCCCGGCTTCTGGTTTGGCAAGAACACGGCGTTCGGTCTTTATGGGGCCGGACCCGACTTCGGCATGAACTCCATGCAATTGCTCGGTTGGGTGGAGTACGGGGGCGGCAAGGAGCTCTATCGGGAGGTGCAGGAGGCCGCACGCGTGAATGTGCAGAGCTTCCTTCTTGGGCCTGTTCCCCCGGAACCACTTGGCTGGTTCAACCGGGAAATTAACCAGGTCTCGGATCTGGAAGGACTGCGCTTCCGTACTGCCGGGCTTGCGGTGGACATGTTCAACCAGCTTGGCATGTCAACAGTGCAAATGGCACCCGCGGACATTGTCCCCGCACTTGATCGGGGTGTGCTGGATGCCGCCGAGTTCGCAAGTGCGACGGATGACCGGGTGATGGGGTTTCCCGATGTGGCGCGCTACTACTACCAGCGCAGCTACCACATGATGAACAACCCCTGCGAGATCATGATCAATCGCCGTCGCTACGACAGCCTGCCAGACGATATCAAGGTCATTCTCAACCATGCTGCCCATGCCGCCAGTGCGGATATGCACTGGAAGAACATGCATCGGATGTCTCAGGACTATATCGAGATGCAGGAAGAAGGGGTCGAAATGCGGCGCACGCCCCCGGCGGTGCTCGAGGCCCAGCTAAGGGCCTGGGACGCGGTTATCGAGAAGCATTCCGCTGAGAACGAGGTGTTCGCCAGGGTCATTGAATCGCAGAAGGCCTGGGCACGGCGTGTCGTCTACTGGCACAACGAAGTCACGCCGGATCAGGAACTCGCCTACAACCACTACTTCGGTTGA
- the speB gene encoding agmatinase, giving the protein MSTDEFYREHCPVTGRLISPMTDSRYRGIPTFFRAPLARSLSECDIALIGVPFDGGVTNRPGARHGPREIRNMSSLMRTTHHVTKINPYAIRRVADVGDVTFSSVYDLEKVGAEIAEYFDCIARAGVIPLSAGGDHSITYPILKGLGRGEPVGLIHIDAHTDTWDAHKGSKFHHGGPFRLATEDGLIDPERTIQIGIRGAQNTEEGWNYSRDKGMRVIFMEEFTELGVPGVLGEIRRVVGDRPAYVSFDVDGLDPVYAPGTGTPEVGGITTIEALALLRGLRGMPLIGADVVEVAPPFDASGNTALVGATLMYELLCLLSESGEAQSQVGP; this is encoded by the coding sequence ATGAGCACAGACGAATTCTATCGCGAGCACTGCCCCGTGACCGGAAGGCTGATTTCGCCGATGACGGATTCGAGATACCGGGGCATTCCAACGTTTTTTCGGGCGCCCCTGGCTCGAAGCCTGTCAGAGTGTGACATTGCCCTGATCGGGGTTCCCTTCGACGGTGGCGTCACCAATCGCCCCGGCGCCAGACATGGCCCGAGGGAAATACGGAATATGTCGAGCTTGATGCGCACTACCCATCACGTCACCAAGATCAATCCCTACGCGATCCGACGTGTCGCCGACGTCGGGGATGTGACCTTTTCGTCAGTCTACGACCTGGAGAAGGTCGGTGCAGAGATCGCGGAGTACTTCGACTGTATCGCCAGGGCTGGCGTGATTCCCCTGAGCGCGGGCGGAGACCACTCCATCACCTATCCCATACTCAAAGGGCTTGGTCGCGGCGAGCCCGTGGGGCTGATTCATATCGATGCCCACACCGATACCTGGGATGCGCACAAGGGGTCGAAGTTTCACCATGGTGGTCCGTTTCGCCTCGCCACCGAAGACGGCTTGATCGACCCCGAGAGAACCATCCAGATCGGAATCCGCGGTGCGCAGAACACGGAAGAGGGCTGGAATTATTCCCGGGACAAGGGCATGCGGGTGATCTTCATGGAAGAGTTCACCGAACTCGGTGTGCCCGGGGTGCTCGGCGAGATCAGGCGGGTTGTTGGCGACCGGCCGGCTTACGTCAGTTTCGATGTGGACGGACTTGATCCGGTCTACGCCCCGGGCACCGGTACGCCGGAGGTTGGGGGCATCACCACCATCGAGGCGCTGGCGCTGCTTCGTGGGCTCCGAGGCATGCCATTGATCGGGGCAGACGTGGTCGAGGTGGCTCCGCCCTTTGACGCAAGCGGCAACACCGCTTTGGTGGGGGCAACGCTCATGTATGAACTGTTGTGCCTGTTGAGCGAGTCAGGAGAAGCGCAGTCCCAAGTTGGCCCCTAG
- a CDS encoding PhzF family phenazine biosynthesis protein → MFSASGVNVPANRKIRLFQVDAFASRVFQGNPAAVCPLDAWLDDDTLQSIAEENNLSETAFFVANPNGFDLRWFTPKKEVDLCGHATLASAHVLFEHLGYTGSSITFATRSGELYVERQDDLLQMDFPASTPTPCETPEALEQGLGVRPIEVLAASDYVAVFDSEATVRAILPNHHFLAQLDLRGVIVTAQGTETDFVSRFFAPRFGVPEDPVTGSAHCALAPYWAGRLGKRLLTARQVSRRGGNLTCELQGDRVLLSGSAVTFMDAEITI, encoded by the coding sequence ATGTTTTCAGCCTCGGGGGTCAACGTGCCGGCGAACAGGAAGATCAGGCTGTTTCAGGTGGATGCTTTTGCATCTCGTGTATTCCAGGGCAATCCAGCGGCGGTGTGTCCCCTGGATGCGTGGTTGGACGATGACACGCTGCAGTCCATCGCTGAAGAAAACAATCTCTCCGAGACCGCCTTTTTCGTGGCGAATCCGAACGGGTTTGATCTGCGCTGGTTCACGCCGAAAAAGGAGGTTGATCTCTGTGGGCATGCCACCCTGGCGAGCGCCCATGTGCTTTTCGAGCACCTCGGTTACACCGGGTCGAGCATCACCTTTGCCACGCGCAGCGGTGAGCTATATGTGGAAAGGCAGGATGATTTGCTGCAAATGGACTTTCCCGCCTCGACGCCGACACCCTGTGAGACGCCGGAAGCTCTGGAGCAGGGCCTGGGTGTGCGCCCCATCGAGGTTCTGGCGGCCAGCGACTACGTGGCGGTGTTCGATAGCGAGGCAACCGTCCGGGCCATCCTGCCTAACCACCACTTTCTAGCCCAGCTCGATCTTCGAGGCGTGATAGTCACCGCGCAAGGCACCGAGACGGATTTTGTCAGTCGCTTCTTCGCGCCCCGGTTCGGTGTTCCGGAGGACCCTGTCACCGGGTCGGCCCATTGTGCACTGGCACCGTACTGGGCTGGCAGGCTCGGCAAACGCCTGCTGACCGCGCGACAGGTATCCCGGCGCGGCGGTAATCTCACCTGCGAGTTACAGGGCGATCGGGTCTTGCTGTCTGGTAGCGCCGTCACCTTCATGGACGCGGAAATTACAATCTGA
- a CDS encoding zinc-binding metallopeptidase family protein — protein MRVFSNPVGSGSLWFDNLATADNIPVAYDPQARAFVPMPPFCANRDVISCNWIAPEQGAFCRSCAMTALAPDPSIPNAIPNWAQTEAAKRWAIDNLGRWHWFRPEDPGARPVFHMLAEGPTPVLMGHVDGVVTISVAEADPVLRATRRQALDEPYRTMIGHMRHEIAHMLWWRLSLRDDFLDAFRAEFGDERTDYTAALQNHYTNGPPPDWRQRFLTTYASTHPHEDWAETAAHLMHLTDITDSFVAAGLSSPQLPNASWDPYSEPDPERLIHVAAALTVGVNHVNRSMGFSDLYPFVLSDAARRKLAFVHQWLRRGSQGL, from the coding sequence ATGCGCGTCTTTTCCAATCCGGTCGGTTCCGGTTCTCTCTGGTTCGACAACCTTGCGACGGCGGACAACATCCCCGTTGCCTATGATCCCCAGGCACGGGCGTTTGTCCCCATGCCACCCTTCTGTGCCAACAGGGATGTCATCAGCTGTAACTGGATTGCTCCCGAGCAGGGCGCGTTCTGCAGGTCCTGTGCCATGACTGCGCTGGCACCGGACCCTTCCATTCCAAACGCCATCCCCAACTGGGCACAGACCGAGGCAGCCAAGCGCTGGGCCATCGACAATCTCGGCCGCTGGCACTGGTTCCGGCCGGAAGATCCCGGGGCACGCCCCGTCTTTCACATGCTCGCCGAGGGCCCGACGCCCGTGCTCATGGGGCATGTGGACGGCGTGGTGACCATCAGTGTGGCGGAGGCAGACCCGGTCCTACGCGCGACACGCCGCCAGGCGCTGGACGAGCCCTACCGCACCATGATCGGCCATATGCGCCATGAGATCGCGCACATGCTCTGGTGGCGACTGAGTCTGCGCGACGATTTCCTCGACGCCTTTCGCGCAGAATTCGGCGACGAACGGACTGATTACACGGCAGCGCTCCAGAATCACTACACGAACGGTCCGCCGCCGGACTGGAGGCAACGCTTCCTTACCACTTACGCCTCCACCCATCCCCACGAGGACTGGGCCGAGACCGCCGCACATCTTATGCACCTGACGGACATCACCGACAGTTTTGTCGCTGCGGGGCTATCCTCACCGCAGTTACCGAACGCAAGCTGGGACCCATACTCGGAACCGGATCCCGAACGGTTGATTCACGTTGCGGCTGCTCTCACTGTCGGGGTCAATCATGTAAATCGCTCCATGGGCTTTTCCGACCTCTACCCCTTCGTGCTGTCGGATGCAGCCCGCCGCAAGCTCGCCTTCGTGCACCAATGGCTGCGCCGGGGCTCACAGGGGCTTTGA
- a CDS encoding TRAP transporter small permease subunit — MAHQAAGALVNRLILLADAVSTLAGRLCSWLILVLTLLISWEVFSRYVLGKAHTWVFDTSYMLYGTVLLVAGAYTLAKDGHIRGDLLYGALPPRAQAGFDLVLFPLFFMPGVIALLVAGYGFAEAAVTSGERSSLSPGGPPVWPLRVAIPVAAALLLLQGLAEILRAIVCLRTGFWPPRPRDVGSSEELLGMTSLQPSSGDPKR; from the coding sequence ATGGCGCATCAAGCGGCCGGTGCACTGGTAAATCGCCTGATTCTGCTGGCGGATGCCGTCAGCACGCTCGCCGGGCGACTTTGCTCCTGGCTGATACTTGTGCTGACGCTCCTGATTTCCTGGGAGGTCTTTTCCCGGTATGTGCTTGGCAAGGCGCATACCTGGGTCTTCGATACAAGCTACATGCTGTATGGCACCGTGCTCCTCGTGGCCGGCGCCTACACCCTGGCCAAGGATGGCCATATCCGCGGGGATCTGCTCTACGGTGCGCTACCTCCGAGGGCGCAGGCAGGTTTTGATCTGGTGCTCTTTCCGCTGTTTTTCATGCCCGGTGTGATCGCTCTCCTGGTGGCTGGTTACGGCTTTGCCGAGGCTGCGGTCACCAGCGGTGAACGCTCATCTCTCAGCCCGGGCGGCCCTCCGGTCTGGCCGCTGCGGGTTGCCATTCCGGTTGCTGCGGCCCTACTGCTTCTCCAGGGACTGGCAGAAATTCTCAGGGCGATTGTCTGTCTCCGAACGGGTTTCTGGCCGCCCCGACCCAGGGATGTCGGGTCCAGCGAAGAGTTGCTTGGGATGACTTCCCTGCAGCCATCCAGTGGGGATCCCAAACGATGA
- a CDS encoding CIA30 family protein, whose translation MILFHFGHQAGNRGWQSIGDPVMGGQSVGVMDELDASTSVFHGTVSLANGGGFASVKTDIPVTDLSHFNAIRLAVRGDGKDYKLGLRISHDRNAPVYQHAFATQAGQQQTIELPFTGFVPRLRGRTLVNAPALDTSRIASVSLFISGGQQGPFALYLSGAASAVPLKSPD comes from the coding sequence TTGATCCTGTTCCACTTCGGTCATCAGGCTGGAAACCGCGGTTGGCAGTCCATTGGCGACCCCGTCATGGGCGGGCAATCGGTAGGCGTCATGGACGAGCTTGACGCAAGCACCAGCGTCTTCCACGGCACCGTAAGCCTTGCCAATGGTGGTGGCTTCGCATCGGTGAAGACCGACATACCGGTCACCGACCTGAGTCACTTTAACGCCATTCGCCTGGCTGTGCGTGGCGACGGGAAGGACTACAAGCTCGGCTTGCGTATCAGCCACGACCGAAATGCACCCGTCTACCAGCATGCATTCGCCACCCAGGCCGGGCAGCAGCAAACCATCGAGCTACCATTTACCGGTTTCGTGCCTCGTCTGCGTGGTCGGACGCTCGTCAACGCGCCGGCACTGGATACCTCACGCATTGCCTCCGTCAGCCTGTTCATTTCCGGCGGGCAGCAAGGACCGTTTGCCCTTTATTTGAGCGGTGCGGCCTCTGCAGTGCCGCTCAAGAGCCCGGACTAG
- a CDS encoding DEAD/DEAH box helicase, which produces MHKGLYERIIDRELAMALKALSDTARSEALDPADSHALLAEHLRQLISGVLRRQPSTERLRHQTELVNRIVAVLEEFDPGIGAGIKTLPADVEQLLVVFDGERAPDRPDTPVSASSLLTGTRADPSLLSQLKLELATADRVDFLCSFIKWSGIGLLRDALEAFCNRAGTRLRVLTTSYMGATDLAAVEALATLPNTEVRVSYDTHRTRLHAKAYLFERLSGFSTAYVGSANLSRPALTEGLEWTLKATQYADAAIWDKVRGTFESYWGDPEFEPFEAVKLRDALAAQRAPLGQQPIVPAFELRPFQFQQEILDALAADRTDGSGPHRQLVVAATGTGKTMIAAFDYRRVVREHGGRYPRLLFVAHRRELLLQSMHSFRAVLRDQNFGDLLDATSRPVQLDYLFATIQTLHGSEWAGRFAQDHFDYIVIDETHRSAASSYQGLLDRLRPSVLLGLTATPERADGEDILRYFDDRVVCEIRLPDAINRRLVVPFHYYGLSDSADFRRIRWQGGGYRPDDLNKLVTGDEVRARLILDQCRRRLQSVRDVRGLAFCVSVEHARFMCDFFVKSGIPSGYLTGQTARAEREQMQQRLRRREINFIFVVDLYNEGVDIPDVDTVLFLRPTESLTVFLQQLGRGLRLTEDKDYLTVLDFVGQMHEKFRFDRRLRALMMEPQKDLKREIHQRFPSLPAGCAITLERKAEQRILENIRRSALAGQPALVRDIADFEADTGKPLSFGVFLQHYGLQPDDVLRRASWSRLLVRAGCREPFHEPDEKLLTGWLRRIAHADDAVRLERWSDWLQNGHGSDSLVLALLLPILGPPADGNTAIAAWRRLQGNPTLLQEARDLVSWMRNQPGAGRSRSGGEGADTPLVLHAHYTRDEILTLTGVWTWSERAAMREGVKHLPDKRLDLFLTTLEKSEKHYSPTTMYVDYAIDARRFHWQSQSTTSEASPTGQRYIHHAAKGYRPLLFVRDVPRRHAYTQPYAYLGELEYQSHEGSRPISFVWRVKHEIPARILRVSKRLVAA; this is translated from the coding sequence ATGCACAAGGGTCTCTACGAGCGGATCATTGATCGAGAGCTAGCCATGGCACTGAAGGCGCTCTCGGACACAGCCAGATCTGAGGCGCTTGATCCCGCAGACAGTCATGCGCTGCTGGCGGAACATCTCCGGCAACTGATCTCCGGCGTCTTGCGACGGCAACCTTCTACGGAGCGTCTGCGGCACCAGACCGAACTGGTGAACAGGATTGTTGCGGTTCTGGAAGAGTTCGATCCGGGGATTGGAGCCGGGATCAAGACCCTCCCTGCGGATGTCGAGCAGCTACTCGTCGTCTTCGACGGCGAGCGGGCCCCTGATCGACCCGACACCCCTGTATCGGCCTCGAGTCTGCTGACCGGAACCCGCGCAGATCCGAGCCTGCTCTCTCAATTGAAGCTTGAGCTTGCCACAGCTGATCGCGTGGACTTTCTCTGCTCTTTCATCAAGTGGAGCGGCATCGGTCTGCTTCGGGACGCCCTTGAAGCCTTTTGTAATCGCGCGGGAACCCGCCTTCGCGTACTTACAACGAGCTATATGGGGGCGACTGATCTGGCCGCGGTGGAGGCGCTGGCGACCTTGCCAAACACCGAGGTTCGGGTGTCCTACGACACGCACCGCACACGCTTGCATGCGAAGGCCTACCTGTTCGAACGCCTGTCAGGCTTCAGCACCGCCTATGTCGGCTCGGCCAACCTGTCGCGTCCTGCCTTGACCGAAGGGCTGGAATGGACCTTGAAAGCAACGCAATACGCCGATGCGGCGATCTGGGACAAGGTGCGCGGTACATTCGAGAGTTATTGGGGCGATCCGGAATTCGAGCCGTTCGAGGCCGTTAAATTGCGCGACGCGCTGGCCGCGCAGCGAGCGCCGCTAGGCCAGCAGCCGATCGTCCCTGCTTTCGAGTTGCGTCCTTTCCAGTTTCAGCAGGAGATTCTCGATGCGCTTGCCGCCGATCGTACAGACGGGAGCGGACCGCATCGGCAGCTTGTGGTCGCGGCCACCGGCACGGGCAAGACCATGATCGCTGCCTTTGATTATCGACGCGTCGTGCGGGAGCATGGTGGGCGCTATCCGCGGCTGCTGTTTGTTGCCCACCGTCGAGAGCTGTTGCTGCAGAGCATGCACAGTTTTCGGGCCGTCCTGCGGGACCAGAATTTCGGTGATCTGCTCGACGCCACGTCGCGGCCGGTGCAACTTGACTACCTGTTCGCAACCATACAGACCCTCCACGGGTCGGAATGGGCTGGCAGGTTCGCCCAGGATCATTTCGACTACATCGTCATCGATGAAACCCACCGCTCGGCCGCCAGTTCCTATCAAGGGCTGCTGGACAGGCTCAGACCATCCGTCCTGCTCGGCCTCACGGCAACCCCCGAGCGGGCCGATGGCGAGGATATTCTTCGCTACTTCGATGATCGCGTTGTTTGTGAGATCAGGCTGCCGGACGCTATCAACCGTCGACTGGTCGTGCCGTTCCATTACTACGGCTTGTCCGATAGTGCGGATTTTCGCCGTATACGATGGCAGGGAGGCGGCTATCGCCCCGATGACCTGAACAAGCTCGTCACAGGTGATGAGGTGCGGGCGCGCCTGATCCTCGACCAGTGTCGTCGGAGATTGCAGTCAGTGCGCGACGTTCGCGGGCTGGCATTTTGCGTCAGCGTCGAACACGCCCGCTTCATGTGCGACTTCTTCGTCAAGTCGGGTATTCCAAGCGGCTACCTCACCGGCCAGACAGCGAGGGCCGAGCGCGAGCAGATGCAGCAGCGCTTGAGGCGGCGGGAGATCAATTTCATCTTCGTCGTCGACCTCTACAACGAGGGCGTCGACATTCCCGATGTGGATACCGTGCTTTTCCTGCGACCCACCGAATCCCTGACCGTCTTCCTCCAGCAACTCGGGCGAGGGCTGCGACTGACGGAAGACAAGGACTATCTGACCGTGCTCGATTTCGTCGGCCAGATGCACGAGAAATTTCGCTTCGACCGGCGCTTGCGCGCCCTGATGATGGAGCCCCAGAAGGACTTGAAGCGCGAAATCCATCAGCGATTTCCGTCCCTGCCCGCCGGTTGTGCCATCACGCTGGAGCGAAAAGCGGAACAGCGCATCCTTGAAAACATCCGCCGCTCTGCACTTGCCGGGCAACCCGCACTGGTGCGGGACATTGCAGACTTCGAGGCTGATACCGGTAAGCCGCTCAGTTTTGGCGTTTTTCTGCAGCATTACGGCTTGCAGCCAGACGATGTTCTTCGTCGGGCAAGCTGGTCTCGTCTGCTTGTGCGGGCAGGTTGCCGCGAGCCGTTCCATGAGCCGGATGAGAAGCTCTTGACCGGCTGGCTCCGAAGGATCGCGCACGCGGACGACGCGGTGCGCCTCGAGCGCTGGTCGGACTGGCTTCAGAACGGTCACGGATCCGACAGTCTGGTTCTGGCGCTCCTGCTACCCATTCTTGGTCCGCCAGCGGACGGTAACACTGCGATAGCTGCCTGGCGGCGACTGCAAGGCAATCCAACGCTTTTGCAGGAGGCTCGGGATCTGGTTTCCTGGATGCGAAATCAACCAGGCGCGGGGCGTTCCCGGTCAGGGGGAGAGGGCGCCGACACGCCGCTCGTGTTGCACGCCCACTACACCCGGGATGAGATTCTGACGCTGACCGGTGTGTGGACCTGGAGTGAGCGGGCGGCGATGCGTGAGGGTGTAAAGCACCTCCCCGACAAGCGGCTGGATCTTTTCCTGACAACCCTGGAGAAATCGGAAAAGCACTATAGCCCGACGACCATGTACGTGGATTACGCCATCGACGCCCGGCGTTTTCACTGGCAATCCCAGAGCACCACATCCGAGGCCTCTCCAACGGGTCAGCGATATATCCATCATGCCGCGAAAGGTTACCGGCCGTTGCTGTTCGTGCGGGATGTGCCGCGGCGGCATGCCTATACCCAGCCTTATGCGTATCTGGGTGAGTTGGAATACCAAAGTCATGAGGGCAGTCGGCCCATCAGTTTTGTCTGGCGCGTGAAGCATGAGATACCAGCGCGGATCCTGCGTGTGTCCAAACGGCTGGTGGCGGCCTAG